From Pseudomonas sp. B21-028, one genomic window encodes:
- a CDS encoding DNA topoisomerase III, producing the protein MRLYLCEKPSQAKDIAAVLGATRRGDGCWLGANVTVTWCIGHLLETAPPDAYDARYKRWVLADLPIVPAQWKMTVKPKTAGQYKAVKRLLGEAKELVIATDADREGEMIARELVEHCRYRGPIQRLWLSALDEASIRKALAALKPGAETFNLYHSALGRSRADWLIGMNMSRLFTLLGRQSGYQGVLPVGRVQTPTLRLVVDRDRSIADFVPVAYWAIDVQLRHDGTVFTAQWRADPDACDDQERCLNQALARDAAQAMSSADTALVTKVRTERLREAAPLPFDLGTLQEVCSKKLGLGAQETLDIAQSLYETYKVITYPRSDCGYLPLSQHSEAPAILAALAQADPSLAPLREHLQPQRKSRAWNDAKVSAHHGVIPTAATKNLDKLAGKQRAVYTLIRARYLAQFLPNHEYDRTQADFDCAGQALRAVGKQIVEQGWKRALPEALAPARGREAVQPQTLPALAEGHECGVDGVTLKDLWTQPPKPFTEGDLIKAMKNVAKLVEDPLLKQKLKDTTGIGTEATRASIIQGLLDRGYMVKNGKALSATPAAFSLIDAVPRAIADPGTTAIWEQALDMVQSGEMSLEEFVTRQAAWMSKHIARCQGMSLTISGPASPAAAPWKKKRKPARRKPAGTPHKATKAKTV; encoded by the coding sequence ATGCGGTTGTACCTGTGTGAGAAACCGTCCCAGGCCAAGGACATCGCTGCGGTGCTCGGCGCTACACGACGTGGCGACGGCTGCTGGTTGGGTGCGAACGTCACGGTGACCTGGTGCATCGGCCATCTGCTGGAAACCGCCCCGCCCGACGCCTACGACGCCCGCTACAAGCGCTGGGTACTGGCCGACCTGCCCATCGTGCCGGCGCAATGGAAAATGACCGTCAAGCCCAAAACCGCCGGCCAGTACAAGGCGGTCAAGCGCCTGCTGGGGGAAGCGAAGGAACTGGTGATCGCCACCGACGCCGACCGGGAAGGCGAAATGATCGCCCGGGAACTGGTGGAACACTGCCGCTATCGCGGGCCGATCCAGCGGCTGTGGCTGTCGGCCCTCGATGAAGCCTCGATCCGCAAGGCCCTGGCGGCCCTCAAGCCGGGAGCCGAAACCTTCAACCTGTATCACTCGGCCCTGGGCCGCTCCCGGGCCGACTGGCTGATCGGGATGAACATGAGTCGCCTGTTCACCTTGCTGGGGCGGCAGTCCGGTTACCAGGGCGTGCTGCCGGTGGGCCGGGTGCAGACGCCCACCCTGCGGCTGGTGGTGGACCGCGACCGCAGCATCGCCGACTTCGTGCCGGTCGCCTACTGGGCCATCGATGTGCAACTGCGCCACGACGGCACTGTCTTCACCGCCCAGTGGCGCGCCGATCCGGACGCCTGTGACGACCAGGAGCGCTGCCTGAACCAGGCCCTGGCCCGCGATGCCGCCCAGGCCATGAGCAGCGCCGATACCGCCCTGGTGACCAAGGTGCGTACCGAGCGCTTGCGCGAAGCGGCGCCGCTGCCCTTCGACCTGGGCACCCTGCAGGAAGTCTGCTCGAAGAAACTCGGCCTCGGCGCCCAGGAAACCCTGGACATCGCCCAGTCGCTCTACGAAACCTACAAAGTCATTACCTATCCCCGCAGCGATTGCGGCTACCTGCCCCTGAGCCAGCACAGCGAAGCCCCCGCCATCCTGGCCGCCCTCGCCCAGGCCGACCCGAGCCTCGCGCCGTTGCGTGAACACCTGCAACCGCAACGCAAGTCCCGGGCCTGGAACGACGCCAAGGTCAGTGCCCACCACGGCGTCATCCCCACCGCCGCGACGAAGAACCTCGACAAGCTCGCCGGCAAGCAACGGGCCGTCTATACGCTGATTCGCGCGCGCTACCTGGCGCAGTTCCTGCCCAATCATGAATACGACCGGACCCAGGCCGACTTCGACTGTGCCGGCCAGGCGCTGCGGGCCGTGGGCAAGCAGATCGTCGAGCAAGGCTGGAAACGCGCCTTGCCCGAGGCCTTGGCTCCGGCCAGGGGCCGTGAAGCCGTGCAGCCGCAAACCTTGCCGGCACTGGCCGAAGGTCACGAGTGTGGCGTGGACGGAGTGACGCTCAAGGACCTGTGGACCCAGCCTCCCAAGCCGTTCACCGAAGGGGACCTGATCAAGGCGATGAAGAACGTCGCCAAACTGGTGGAAGATCCACTGCTCAAGCAGAAGCTCAAGGACACCACCGGTATCGGCACCGAAGCGACCCGGGCGTCGATCATCCAGGGCTTGCTCGATCGCGGCTACATGGTGAAGAACGGCAAGGCCTTGTCCGCCACCCCGGCGGCCTTCAGCCTGATCGACGCCGTCCCCCGCGCCATCGCCGACCCGGGCACCACCGCCATCTGGGAGCAGGCGCTGGACATGGTGCAGAGTGGTGAGATGAGCCTGGAGGAATTCGTCACCCGGCAAGCCGCCTGGATGAGCAAGCACATCGCCCGCTGCCAGGGCATGAGCCTGACCATCAGCGGCCCGGCCAGCCCCGCAGCAGCGCCCTGGAAGAAAAAGCGCAAGCCGGCCAGGCGCAAGCCCGCCGGCACCCCGCATAAAGCAACCAAGGCCAAGACAGTCTGA
- a CDS encoding response regulator produces MNSMPKGDGQATTRLILVVEDDPTILEFLCEILEDEGFVVEPRESADSALTFLEQSADFVDLLLTDITMPGNLDGADLANLTGDRWPQIPLLIMSGFETPESAGIKHHAAFIAKPWALGQMLDLVESTVKDHQLH; encoded by the coding sequence ATGAATTCGATGCCGAAGGGCGACGGACAGGCCACCACGCGTCTGATTCTCGTTGTTGAGGACGACCCGACGATACTGGAATTCCTGTGCGAAATCCTGGAGGACGAAGGGTTTGTCGTGGAGCCTCGGGAAAGCGCGGATTCGGCGCTGACATTTCTCGAGCAGAGTGCGGACTTTGTCGACCTGTTACTGACCGATATCACCATGCCGGGCAATTTGGACGGTGCGGACCTGGCGAACCTGACCGGGGATCGCTGGCCGCAGATACCGCTGTTGATCATGTCCGGCTTTGAAACGCCGGAAAGCGCCGGGATCAAGCACCACGCCGCGTTCATTGCCAAGCCGTGGGCGCTGGGGCAGATGCTGGACCTGGTGGAGAGTACGGTGAAGGACCACCAGCTCCATTGA
- the glsB gene encoding glutaminase B: protein MQALLNEILDAVRPLIGQGKVANYIPALGSVPGSQLGIAVYGNDGEMYCAGDAETPFSVQSISKVFSLVQAIEHSGEAIWERLGHEPSGQPFNSLVQLEFERGRPRNPFINAGALVICDINQSRFAAPALSMRDFVRRLSGNPQVMVDGKVAESEYQHRARNAAMAYLMQSFGNFHNDVEAVLRSYFSHCALRMSCIDLARAFCFLANDGFCKHSGEQILSARQTQQVNSIMATSGLYDEAGNFAYRVGLPGKSGVGGGIVAVVPGRFTVCVWSPELNAAGNSLAGMAALELLSQRIGWSVF, encoded by the coding sequence ATGCAAGCACTGTTGAACGAGATCCTCGATGCGGTTCGCCCCCTGATCGGTCAGGGCAAGGTGGCCAACTACATTCCGGCCCTGGGCAGCGTGCCTGGCAGTCAGTTGGGCATTGCCGTGTATGGCAACGATGGCGAGATGTATTGCGCCGGTGATGCCGAAACGCCGTTTTCGGTACAGAGTATTTCCAAGGTATTCAGCCTGGTGCAGGCCATCGAGCATTCTGGCGAAGCCATCTGGGAGCGCCTGGGCCATGAGCCGTCCGGCCAGCCGTTCAACTCCCTGGTGCAACTGGAGTTCGAGCGCGGTCGCCCACGCAACCCGTTCATCAACGCCGGTGCCCTGGTGATCTGCGATATCAACCAGTCGCGTTTCGCCGCCCCGGCGTTGTCGATGCGTGATTTTGTGCGACGCCTGTCGGGCAATCCGCAGGTGATGGTGGATGGCAAGGTCGCAGAGTCGGAGTACCAGCACCGGGCCCGGAACGCGGCGATGGCTTACTTGATGCAATCGTTCGGTAATTTCCATAACGATGTGGAAGCGGTGTTGCGCAGTTATTTCAGTCACTGTGCGCTGCGAATGAGCTGCATCGATCTGGCCCGGGCGTTTTGCTTCCTGGCCAACGACGGCTTCTGCAAGCACAGCGGCGAGCAGATCCTGAGCGCCCGCCAGACCCAGCAGGTCAACTCCATCATGGCGACCAGCGGGCTGTACGACGAGGCCGGCAATTTTGCCTATCGTGTCGGCCTGCCTGGCAAGAGCGGTGTGGGCGGCGGGATTGTCGCCGTGGTGCCGGGGCGCTTCACGGTGTGCGTCTGGTCGCCGGAGCTCAACGCCGCCGGCAATTCCCTGGCTGGCATGGCGGCGCTGGAGTTGCTCAGCCAGCGGATTGGCTGGTCGGTGTTCTGA